aggctgaggcaggagaatggcgtaaacccgggaggcggagcttgcagtgagctgagatcccgccactgcactccagcctgggcgacagagtgagattccgtctcaaaaaaaaaaagacttcaccTCCACTAACCTGTCTCAATCATTTCTGACAGAGGACTCATGTAAATTACCAAATTACTCCCAAATAAATCAGCATCCAGAAATATTTAGTTGTTTATGGAAAACTGGTAGAGGAGTGAAATTGTGTGACACTGTTATTCGTCCCTCCTGGACAAGGAAATacggaaaaaaaaatggaggcatTGGTTATGTTCTTATATACTGAGAACCTCACTCCCTGCCCCATATCTAAAGGTTACAATTCcatcttctctttagttttttttcaaataattttgccCCTCTGtacatcatttttattaatattgataATAACAACCGACATCAATCAAATGCTTTCCAGAGTCAGGTACTTCACTGCACTGttactattttctcattttctggataatgatatggtttggctctgtgtccctgcccaaatatcatctcaaattggaatccccacatgtccagggaaggaggtgagtggatcatggaGGAGTGGATTATGGGAAGTGAGTGGAACAGCATCtgccttgctgttcttgtgatcgtgagttctcacaagatctgatggtttcataagtgtCTGTCATTTCTCCtgctttcccttctctcccctgctgccatgtgaggaaggtccttgcttccccttcaccttccaccatgactgttaAGTTTCCaaaggcctctccagccatgtagaactgtgagtcaattaaaactctttcctttataaattacccagtctcggggtttttcttcatagcagtgtgaaaacggactaatacagatgagaaaaccaagaagtGAGACAAATTATGTAATTTGCTCATGGTCACTGctgtagactgaatgtttgtatccccccaaaattcacatgttgaaatacccaaatgtgatgatattaagagATGGGACCTTTGACTGGTGATTAGATTATGAGGGTTAAGTTCTcttgaatgagattagtgcccttataaaaaagaCTCTAAGGAGACCCCTTCCTcattctaccatgtgaggacagagagagaagaccTCTGCCTGTGACTAGAAAACACGCtcccaccagacaccaaatctgccagcaccttaatCTTCCACCCTCCAGaaatgtgataaatatatttctgttgtttgtaagttATCCAGTCTATGGTGTTTTATTCCAGTAGCAGCCCCACAGACTAAGATAGTCACATAGCCAGTGAGTGGTAGAGCCAAGTATCAAACCAGGTTATTCTAAATTCTGGAGCCCACACTTCCTTTCTCTAATGGCATAAATGGAAGATAGAAAGGCAGAAATTTAATAATCTTCGATGACTGGCTTTGGCCTATTTGTTGACctgatatttgcaaactaccatAGGCTAATTTAAATCTGCCTTTGAAACTTCTACTGTGTCCAGTATCAGTTTACCACTCTGGTCATTCTAAATTCATTTTTCCctgtaaaaaattatttcactttgcCTATCTAAATTCAATCCATCTTTTCCATGAAGTCTTCCCCATCTGCAGAGGGACTTCATTCTATCACAGTCCTATATCACTAATTATTGTATTACATGACAGACATAGCTTTTTTTATAGTCTATAACCTACGTATGTGTGTCAAGGAGACATCAGTGTTTGAGAAGCAGCAGTGTTTGGCACATGACTGATTCTGGTATACGTTTGCCTACTTTCCTTATCCTTTAGCGTGCACACTAGAAACAGACACACTTGTTTTTTAATCCTAGCAGCTCTATTTCTAGCTGTAGGTATTGAGTCAAATTATAAAACTTCTCCATATTTTAATTatctacaaaaaaggaaaattatggtATCTAGTTTATTGATTCacagtgaagattaaatgagattctGTGTCTAGGACATAGTGAATACTTATTAGTGgccacaattataacattttcagtaaatattcattgtTATAGATTATTTGTATTACTATATTACAAAATCTGTAATCACCCTTTTACACATTATAAGCATTTAGTAaatgttgagtttttttgtttgtttctttgttttttgttttgaaacagagtcttgctctgtcacccaggctggagtgcagtggcgcgatctcaactcctgggttccagtgattctcctgcctcaggctcatgagtagctgggattacaggcatgtgccaccacgcccagctaatttttgtactttcagtagggacagggttttaccatgttggccaagctggtcttgaactcctgaccgtgtgatctgcctgccttggcctcccaaagtgctgagattgcaagcgtgagccactgtgcctggcctgagttgcttttttaaaataagttaagatTTAATTCACATACCATCAAACTTGTCAAGTTTTAACTGCAGGATTTTAGCCAAGTGCCCTGCTGCAAGCTGCCGGTGTATAACATAATGAAGGCATGTGAGGTCCCATTGGAATGGGAGTTATCCAGGCTAGGAGAAAAACTTGAGAGAAATGGGCACTTGCATGAAATCCTATTGCTGTTCCCTAAACCTACCCTCTGATCttatgaaaaaatgaatatcatgTGAAATGGTTTCATTTGGTTGTtagtgaaattttttaaataattatttgaatgcTTTAGAaattattgtattgttatttgTAATTAGAATTCAGTTGTGCACTCTGCTTAAAATGAGGCAAAGTGAAGCATTACTTATGTTTTCAGGTATGTATGAAACTATCTTCATTTTGGGTGATAACAAATAGCAGTGAATGCTTACAAGCACTTGAAACATTTACTTTTGGTTAGGTAAAATTTAATGTGAATGTGTTGGCGGTGGATTTTAGTTTCAAATGAGGTAAAAAGCTGAATTGTTAAAGAGTTGCATCTATTCTTTCATAGTCTGGAATCTACCTCACCCTCATTCTTTGTGGTGAGTTGCAAATGAGGCAGCAAGATACCCAGCATACCTGTTAAGCAAGTATTTATGTCccacaggtttttctttttttagtttaatgctaggttttttttttttttttttttttttttttttaacaatctgTTTTCTGAGGTTTTGAATTTTCCTAGCAACTGCTAGGAGAGATAGGAAAGATAATGAGCTGAATGGCTGGTATTCAATACAAGAATAATGGTGTTCTTTATTTACCTTTGCATAATTTTAAAGAGAACAAGTTTACTTAACTTTTACTTGTTCTTTTCCCATTGTAAAAACTCAGTAGGTATTACTAGACTATTCTGAAATACAAATTCTGAAAAGCTTTCTTCTACTGATATTTCTATGGTTTCtcattcatattttctcttttgttaccTCACTTAGAGCACATGGGTTTTGTAATGCACACTGCTAAGAGTAGATAGAAACCTGCTTGGAATATTGATTTTCTGTAATTAAGAATGTATTTATAGAATTTTGTCTTTcttatagttctattttttttttttttaagagacagcgtcttattctgttacccaggctggagtgtagtggcacaattgcagttcactgtagcctgaaCCTCCTGGGTTCCCCGCAAATAGCTGAGGCTACAGGAACTTgctaccaggcctggctgatttttaaattttttgtagagatctgggctcaagcagtcctcctgccttgacctcccaaaattctgggattatgggtgtgagccaccacaaccagcctttCTCATAGTTCTTTGTCTGTGAACACTGTgaacattttgtcattttgaagATGCTTAACATTGAGTCATGTATACTTTGTGAATGTTTACATAGCATGATTTAGGAACATCTGGAAGAATGTTCATGAAAGATTAGAGGAGGGCCAGTCATGCAGGAGGAGCAGAGTTTCTTCAGGGCGCCACTCATCTATGTGGGGGTTGCAAAAGACCTTCTGCCCTCTaaaccatatttctttttttttttttttttgagatggagtttcgctctgtcacccaggctggagtgcagtggtgcgatcttggctcactgcaacctccgcctcctggattcaagcaattcttcagcctcagcctccagagtagctgggactacaggcacacaccaccacgcccagctaatttttttgtgtttttagtagagacggggtttcaccatgttggacaggctggtctccaactcttgacctcgtgatccacccacctcggcctccaaaagtactgggattgcaggcgtgagccaccgtgcctggcctaaaccatATTTCTCTTATAGTTGTTTTGTCCTTCTTTCCATCTGATCCTGATTTTATGGCTAACGTGATGAGAATATTCAACAAGTAGAATATGAGATATAGGAAAAGGGTCTTGACTGCTACTCTCCTGagttgagataatttttttttttccccgagatggaatctcgctctgtcgcccaggctggagtgcagtggtgtaatcttggctcactgcaacccctgcctcccgggttcaagagattcttctgcttcaccctcccaagtagctgtgtctacaggcgtgcgccaccacacgtggctaatttttgtatttttagtagagaccgggtttcaccgtattggccagtctggtctcaaactcctgacctcgtgatccacccacctcagcctcctaaagtgctgggattacaggtgtgagccactgtgcccagtgaggTGAGATAATTTTTATACTTGCTGCTTTGACGAATAAAAAAATGCTACTCCCATAATGAAACTGCTTTGCTGCATTGCAGAGAAtacaacaatagaaaaatagCCACATCTTATTCAagcttttcttgatttttatttcgGCTGTTTCTAAATTTGACACTTGAGAATAGATGGTTTATTTGACTCATAGTATGACCCAGGTATGCTTTTGTTAAAAAGAACAGTTCTAGAAGGATGACTGTTGGGGCAAAATTGGCTACTAGTATGGAATACTCTCTCAGTGTAAAATCTCagaacaacatttaaaaatcattgtagatattttatttgtaaacattttcttcataAGATCCAGAAAGGGTTTATAAACCTAATAAACCTATTTGATAGCTTCTATCAAATAAACCTATTTCTATCTTCTATCAAATAAACCTATTTGATGGAAGGAAATAGGAATAAGACACATTGCTTTTGACTTTCTGCACCCATGTGGAAACCAGGGATCTATTCTCTCCCTCTCAATTTACATGaccatgaggaaactgaaacctagtgaagttaaatgacttgcccggGGACAGACAGCTAGCTAGTTCCTGCTTGAACTGGGGACCATCTATTTGATTACCATGAGTGCGGTTGGTTTCTGTTGCCTGTTTGATACTCTTCTGGAAAGTTTTAGCTGCAAATGGTGTTGTCCACACCACGGCCCTTGATCTCAGGTAATTCTCCACAccactgccttcttttttttttttttttccaatgcagTTGCGTGGTGTGAAGGCGATAACCTCAGAAACTCAGGTGTAAATAACCCGGGGAATCAATGGGCTGGGGGGATGGTAAAACAAGAGTTTGTAGACATGACTGTGTACAATAGCTTCTGAAGTTTCGGAGGGTATTGGTGTAGCTGTTATTTCTGAGACTGGAGAAAATGACAGTAGAGCGACAGTTTCTCTAATCATCAGTTTTCAAAGAGCATGCTTTTCGTTGGAACCACAAATATAGTACACTTAATAAGGGGAAACGAAACCTTGAATTTTTCCTTCCCAGACTCTGAAAAGTAAACTTTAAGGAACATTTTAAGGATCACAAAAGGTGAAGATTGCAAATCAAACTTAGAGTGTGCTTGCTCAAGAAAATCTGTGCACTGCAGCTCTAATAGAGGACCACTTGGGTTTAGAAATGACATGTTATTAATAATTCTAGTCACTGTGGCTAATTAGAACAATCTGTTgaaagttataaattatagaagtttttaaaaacatttatctaaGAACCTGTGTAGAATTCTAAAAGGACTGAATTATTTGAAGTTATTAGTCTCTGTGTATGTAAACTTAAACTATTTTTACGcctttgattatttttctaaaaatggttTTGCACACTTATAGCCTGATGCCGTAAATGTTTTAAGAGTTTAATGTACAGCACCTCTAGGTGctatttaaaactgttttttctgGTCCTTTTCTTTTGGGTTATACGGGTTCTTCGTAACCAAGAAGATTACCTATAGTTAGGCTGAATGCAGTCTCCCAGGGTGCATAGGCAGCTGCTCAGCTGCGGTTATAACTCTTGTTTGTCCCGGATGGTTGCCAGCAGGGAGTAAGGCATTGTGGGAAGTACTTTCTTTACCTTCCACAACAGGTGTCTTTGTCAGTACACCTTATTCAGATATCCGTGTGTGGAAGCACTGAGTCACTGTGtagcaaagaaaaatatgaaagcaagAGGAATTGCTTTCACATCTAGAAAATGTTGCAAGATAATCTGAAATCTTCTGGTGCTAGTGAATGCATGAAGAGGTTCACAGTATCTTTTAAAGTACTTCTGAAAAGATAAGGAGTTTAAAAGGTATGAACTGCCTGGACACCTTATAATGCCTTGTCTCCtgattattgtttaatttttacctGGTTAGTCAGCATCAGGATAAGTgtgcaggaaaaaaatgttaacgaAAATAATGCTTAACAGACAAAGCAGCACTGTCGaacaaaaatgaagtaaaaatgctTTACTGACTCCAGCAAGGGTCAAACACAGTTTGGAGCTGTTTTAATCTTGcggatttatttaaaatatttcatttttttgtttaaataagctTATTAGATTTGCTTGTTTCCTAGCAATAAGGtgcttttccctccttccttgtgCTCGCTCTTATAAGCTAGAATGCTATAGCAGTTGTAAAACTCTACTAATTACATTTAAATGGGACAAGTGTTATATAAGTAATCATGTTACTGTAGATGAAAAAATACTTTAGGAAAACATGGGAAAATAGACACTATCGATCTCattctgagttttgttttctgaaaagcaaacaaatttaGACAACATAATCCTGTTATTGGTAATGAAGACTAAACATTTCAACCagtagcttatttctttttatttttagacaaacATTGCCAAATTGATTTCTAGTTCTAACAAATAATATGTCTCATAGTACTGCAGTGTCATGATCTAGAAAAGGCAGGGAAGAGATTAGCTTAATGAGGAATATTGAAAAACAACTTCAGAGAAGCCTTATCTGTCTTCccctcatttttatttgcttaattcTTTTTCCATGAAATTAGTATACATTATATTTCCTGATCAAGCAACTTTGTAATGGTGATTATGGGCAGCTTTCAAACTTTTCATCTGGAAATATGGCAGTTCATTTATGGTCTCcagctgtaattttaaaaattactactgGTGGTTAAGATACCAACAGTTAATGCTATCTACTGAtttgaataattaaaagaaaCCTCTAACCTTAAAGAGGACTTTCATCTGTGGGAGCAAAACAACCAGTTTATAAATGAGACCCTTGTATTGCTTTCTGAATAACAACACAAAACTAAATTATGCTtaaaatacctattttttttaagtaggaaaaGGAAGTAATGATTATTACTTGATATTGCTGTCCctgtttcatttttatggtttggcattttttttctttaacagaaatACTCCGAggggaaaacaatttttttttcatacttcaGGAGATCATTTGTAACTGTACTATGACTTCTTTAAATTCTGAGAAATTAAAatggttttcatctgtttattttctaaGATTACGAAAAAATAAGCAGTAAGAACACTAAGAAAATTTACTTCTCCTCCAAGAACAATCTTCATGTAATAATACTGCAGTAAGAAGATGAGCTATtgtgaaaatttttaattaccaAGAACATAACACAaatcagtttttttgttgttattattgctaTAGGATATTTCTAGttaggaaacttttttttcttttttgaagtttaaaggtttccaaaaattaaaatttccagcTTCTCTGTTATGAATGCAGAAGGTGTTTATAGTGTATACTTCCTGCATAGATAAGAAACCTCCTTCAGTTTCCTACTGGGGGTGAATTGCTAGCCAAGCCTGTGATagcagctgctttttttttttctttctctctctttctttctggatttttgACACTCCACCCCCTCGAACTCAGGTGGGTGTGTACACTGGCACTGAGCTGCAGTAGGATTTTTCCTTGGATAGTCTGGTCTGGAGCTGGGACAGCAGCTGCTGCTGTGGAAAGGCCAGCTGGCAAGATGATGGAAGAAATCTCCATTATGGTAGCCTATGACGCCCATGTTTTCAGCCAGCTGCACGATGAAGACTTCCTCACTAGTCTGGTGGCCATCAGCAAGCCCAGGTCTATGGTAGGTAGTGCCTTGCACACTACTCTGggactgttttcttttctaacttgGTATCTATACTCCTGTAGCAACTGAGGCAAACTTGCTGTTGGCTTTGTGTTGTGTCTGCAGGTTTTCAAagatttatttacataattaaacACTCATATAACAGTAACACACTTAAAATGTTAGGCTGCTGCTTTCATATATAATGAGGTTGAGAGGAATTTTATAGTGCCAAATATCATTTTGTCTTAAGTTTCTGccttgtaaatatgtatataattatcagGTAGGGGCTACTTATATTTACATAGCATACAATTGGGGCTCATAGAAGTGGAAGACTTCTACCAGGGAGTCATAACATCAACTGAGAATTGAGCTACCTAAAAATCAGGTAACTTTCAGGGTCTTAAATTATTACTAAGAAGAACTATTAGGAAAATAACAGTACAATTTTAGTTTGGCTTtactatttgtaaaaaaaaaaaaaaaaaattaccgtTCTCTAAGAATcttagtgtgtgtgcatgtcctgGCATAATCAAAAAATGAAGTTCTTgcaagtgtttattttttcttctcttagatGTCATCATTATAATGGCTATTGAGTTTAAGATGTCAACGATTTATACCTCtgaaaccaactttttttttttttttgagatggagtttcactcctattgcacaggctggagtgcaatggcataatcttggctcactgcaaccactgcctcctggattcaagcgactcacctgcctcagcctccctagtagctgggattataggcatgcaccaccatgcctggctaattttgtatttttaatagagacgaggtttctccatgttggtcaggcaggtctcaaactcctgacctcaggtgatccacctgccttggcctcccaaagtgctgggattacaggcatgagccaccacgcctggtccccAGAATCAACTTTTTAACTACAATTGTAGTAACTTCTTGTTTATTATGTTTAATAGGACTCATCACAAACAACAGAACAAAAGAGTGTATCATAACACTTAAACCTAACTAATATGAAGCCCTACTTCTCTATTTTTAAGGCACAGGAACCTTAAAAACATGGCTATTTCTTGAAAcaacaaattacaaaaaataaaattaaaaaaataaaggagaaagctGTAGATTGATTTTAAAAGACTTAAGGGTTATGTCAAGCAGATGCAATAAATCAACCTTGTTTAAATGCTAATTTGaacaaagtataaaaatatctataagataatttggaaaaatttgaCCACTCATTAGGTATTTAATAATGATATTAAGagaattatgtaatttttttgtgcattaatattatgacttttttttttttgagacagagtctgactcttgttgcccaagctggagtgcagtgatgcgatctcagctcactgtaacctctgcctacctgggttcaagcgattctcctgcctcagcctcccaagtagctgggattacaggcacctgccaacatgcctggctaattttttttgttttttgtttttttgtttttgttttttttaggatagagtctcgctctgtcacccaggctggagtgcaatggcgtgatctcagctcactgcaacctccgcctcctgtgttcaagtgattctcctgtttcagcctcccgagtagctgggactacgggtgcacgccaccatgcctagctaatttttgtatttttagtagagacagggtttcaccatgttggacagattggtcttgaactcctgacctcaagtaatccacccacctcagcctcccagagtactgggattacaggtgtgagccaccatatccaacCTCATTTGCTTTTAATTCCATATTGGATTTTTTGCTCtgagatgaacattttttcatcaaacaaacattttgttttttttgttttgagatggagtttcgcacttgttgcccaggctggagtgcaatggggcacgatctcggctcatggctatctctgcctcccaggttcaagagattctcctgcctcagcctccttagtatctgggattataggcatgtgccaccatgcccggctaattttgtatttttagtagagacgagtttctccacattggtcaggctggtcttgacctcttgacctcaggtgatctgcccacctcggcctcccagagtgctgggattacaggtgtgagccaccacacctggccaagatgaacattttaaatcaaataaaagaaattctCAGATTTTCTATTGTATAAAATTGCTTCTCAATCTGATAACTGCACTGTGAAGCAAATTACACTCTTGCTAACTTATAAAATCCTCCTTAGGTTTGGGTTCACTATTATTAAAGGTATTTAGAAACTTTCTTAGTACAGGCTTAATTAAATACCTTTCTGTAATTCGACTTTGTTTCATAATGGGAGGTGTTTTGATTCCTTGAATGGTA
This Rhinopithecus roxellana isolate Shanxi Qingling chromosome 8, ASM756505v1, whole genome shotgun sequence DNA region includes the following protein-coding sequences:
- the RABGAP1L gene encoding rab GTPase-activating protein 1-like isoform X8 — encoded protein: MMEEISIMVAYDAHVFSQLHDEDFLTSLVAISKPRSMVPTKKLKKYEKEYQTMRESQLQQEDPMDRYKFVYL